Genomic DNA from Molothrus aeneus isolate 106 chromosome Z, BPBGC_Maene_1.0, whole genome shotgun sequence:
gtacacttataaataaaaatacagaactttTTCTGGTCATGGGAGAAGAAAGAATAATGTGGCATTAGTTTTGGGGTTGGTCtttgtttgattggtttgttgggtttttttaccaaaGAAAAGTTAATATTTCACAATTAAAAACTCTTACCTATAAATACCTTATTTTCATACTGTTTTTTGAACAATGGCAGTTTGGATGGCTTGTGATCAATAACAGGAACATCTCCAAGATCTGACTCCAGGGGTACAACCTTGAAGACAACAGAAGAAAGAACAACCATCATGTAAGACACGTTTCTGACATCAGGTCCACGGTAACACACCACTTCCTGGTCAGACAACAGAAAGTGCAAGTCCTGCTTACGTACATCGTACAGCCAGACTTAAATAAAATTCATTGTCTTACAAGAGAAATTCTCATCTTGTGATGCGTGTTAGCACAGTCATCTTGTATTAATTTTTCCACAACACAAAAAATGTGAAGTAATGCTAAAAAGCCTGCCACTTGTCACCATCTTTTACCTTCCATAGAGAAAGAGCAAAACACATTTCTAGCACCAGCCAATAAACTAACTTGAACCTGCAGATTAAGTTTGCAGATTTGGTTTACTGCACAACATTTTAAATTGCCTAGTTCTTCCAAAATGCCAAGGTTTGTAGCATCTGATGACACTAACACAAGCAAATTGTACAACTAAGTCAGCCATAAAAGTTCtgtaaatataaacatttaCAGAACACACAATACTTTTCTGTTTGGGGTGGAAACTAGACAACAGAGACCTTCAGTGGCTACAAAACTACCACTGTGTAAACCTGCAAGAAAAACATTACATTACTGAAACAGAACATACTTCCACTGAACTTAAGCATTCAAGAAAACAACTGCCAAGCAGTAACAACAGGCAAGAATGCTCACATTCAGTTTATATGtgcttttacttcttttttttttcctccactccTATTACTCTCCTCCAGTGATAATGTTCCACAGCACATTTCTTGTTCTCGCCTCCATTTCCAACCACAGAATGctaaaaattcaatttaattaaatataacAACATGCAATTTAGAGTACAAAGAGGATCAAAAGTTCAGAAGCTACAAAGCTCAATACCTACAAAGCCATTTCCACAATGTAGAAAGGGTGTTAAGACTCGAAAAATACCCAAAGGTGCAACGTACTGTTTAACTCCACAGATCACCTCTTCATTGTTTCAATGGCTGACAGAAAGTGAAAATGCATGGTATTAACTTGCTTTTGTAAACATCCCCACCTCGGGAAGCTGCTTTGGCACACGGATCTGGAGGTGTGGGTTATCATCTATTTGGAATCGCACAGGATCAACTCTACCCTTTCGATGTCCGTGAACAACAACTTCATTACCATGATGCCAGTAGTAGTTAACCTCAGGGTTTAGATCTGAAACGGaacaagaaacacaaaaaaacagTGATTCGCCTCTTGCATTTAAAACCCTCCCAATTCTTCAGTAGCTGCAGTGAGATGAAACACCCAAAATCTATGTAGAACGATGGAAACAAATTACTAGTGATGGTCTGAACAGGTGAGATACACCAGCGACACTCGTGCCGGCTCGCGGACTGGCTCTATCGCCCAAAGGCTCCCAAGtccccttccctgccagccccgctccATACCGAGGGACGAAGCAGCCAGCAGTGGGTTGTGACCGGACAGAGAAGCGGCGAGGGTGGAAACGAGCTGCGTGAGGAAGGGGCCGGGCGTGTGATCCTGGTCACGGTAGAGGAACGGCCGCTTCTTGTTCTGGTAGAAGCTCTCCTGGAGAAGGGCGTCGCAGGCGAGGGAGCGCAGCTCGCCTATATCCGGACACGGCGCCACTCCCGCCGAGGGCTCCGGGGTTTTCGCGGCCCCCGGAGCCTCCGCATTCGCCGCCACCTCCGCTTCCCCCGCCGCCTCCGCATGCCCCGGTGCCTCCGCTCTCGGCTCCGGGGCTCTGCCGGTCTCGGAAGTCGCTCCCGCCGTCGCTACCGGCGGTTTCGCGGCCGCGGCTCTCGGGGGCATTCCCGGCACTAGGACGGTTTTTGTGAAGCTGCGGTACCAGCGGTCGGCGTTGAGAGCGAAGGTCTGCGGGTACACCATGTACTTGGGCCGCTGCAGCTTCCCGTACAGCCGCAGCTTCTCCTCCACCGTGGCCGCCTCGTGCACCCGCTGGTTGAAGCGCTGCAGGCGTCGCGACTTGGCCGCTTTGCTCTTGGCCGTGATGGACGCCACCACGGGCGGGTAGAGGGGGCTGGCGGGCGGCGAGGGGGCGCTGGGGACCGTGTCCGAGAACCAGCGCCGGCCGGGCCGCAGCAGCCTCCGGGCGCCCAGCGCCGCCATCTCGCGAAACTGCGGAAGAGCGGCGGGGCCGCGTCCGCAAACCATGGCAGCTGATTGGCCTCTGGGAACCAAGTGATAAGCCCGTCTTCCGGTCGACGGGCGGGTTCTCCGGAAGCGGGAACTGCCGGGCAGGAAGCGGCGGGGCCTTGGGAATCACGTGGCTTGAGGGCGCCGAGCGCCCCCGCGGCGTGGCGAGGAGGAGCCTCTGCGCATGTGCAATAGCGGCAGTATGGCCTCTCCCGCGCGGGAACTACAGCTCCCAAGATGCTTAGCGAAAGGCGGCCAGAAGTGTCCCCGCCCTGCTGCAGGCGGAGCACGCCCTGCTGCAGGCGGAGCCGCCCCCGTGTGGAGCGTGGTGTGGCGCTGGGGACCGCGGAACCGGCCGGGCTGGGAGAGAGTTCTGAGGTTGTCGAGTCCGGCTTGTGACCGAGCACCACCACCTCAATAGAccgtggcactgagtgccacgcCGTTTTTCCTCAAATACCTCCAGGGACGGGAGTATTTT
This window encodes:
- the MRPS30 gene encoding large ribosomal subunit protein mL65, which translates into the protein MAALGARRLLRPGRRWFSDTVPSAPSPPASPLYPPVVASITAKSKAAKSRRLQRFNQRVHEAATVEEKLRLYGKLQRPKYMVYPQTFALNADRWYRSFTKTVLVPGMPPRAAAAKPPVATAGATSETGRAPEPRAEAPGHAEAAGEAEVAANAEAPGAAKTPEPSAGVAPCPDIGELRSLACDALLQESFYQNKKRPFLYRDQDHTPGPFLTQLVSTLAASLSGHNPLLAASSLDLNPEVNYYWHHGNEVVVHGHRKGRVDPVRFQIDDNPHLQIRVPKQLPEVVPLESDLGDVPVIDHKPSKLPLFKKQYENKVFIGTKVADPCCYGHTQFHLLPDRLKRERFIKERLEDQIEVVYRSNGIASLFAWTAAQAMYQGFWNEADVTRPFVSQAVVTDGKYFAFFCYQLNTLALNAETIKSNPRKNICWGTDSKPLYDVVEDGNVKGFNDEVLLHLVHFLLNRPKEL